From Paenibacillus sp. GP183, one genomic window encodes:
- a CDS encoding isoprenyl transferase gives MLNPFKKWLGNLEKKDAPISPSIDLANVPTHVAIIMDGNGRWAKQRGLPRVAGHHSGMKNVKKITIAANDIGVKVLTMYAFSTENWKRPKEEVEFLMKLPQEFFPMEIAELVEKNVRIRMTGWKESLPDHTLSAIEDAIERTKHNTGLILNFALNYGGRKEILAGIQDMVQDVQAGTFHMEDLDEETFSSYMLTEDLPDPDLLIRTSGELRLSNFLLWQLAYSELWFTDAYWPEFTEDIFYQAIAEYQRRARRYGGI, from the coding sequence ATGCTCAATCCGTTTAAGAAATGGCTCGGGAACTTAGAAAAAAAAGATGCTCCTATATCCCCGTCCATTGATCTGGCGAATGTTCCAACCCATGTGGCGATCATCATGGATGGCAATGGCCGCTGGGCGAAGCAGCGCGGGCTGCCGCGAGTTGCAGGGCATCATTCAGGCATGAAGAATGTGAAGAAAATTACGATTGCGGCTAATGATATCGGTGTAAAAGTACTAACGATGTACGCTTTTTCTACGGAAAACTGGAAAAGGCCAAAAGAGGAAGTTGAATTCCTGATGAAGCTTCCGCAGGAATTTTTTCCGATGGAAATTGCAGAATTAGTCGAAAAAAATGTCAGAATTCGCATGACCGGATGGAAGGAAAGCTTGCCGGATCATACCCTCAGCGCGATCGAGGATGCCATTGAACGTACCAAACATAATACCGGCCTTATCCTTAACTTTGCCTTGAATTACGGGGGGCGCAAGGAAATTTTAGCTGGCATTCAAGATATGGTTCAAGATGTACAAGCCGGAACCTTTCACATGGAAGATTTGGATGAAGAAACTTTTTCATCGTATATGCTTACGGAAGATCTTCCCGATCCGGATCTGCTCATTCGCACAAGCGGGGAACTGAGGCTCAGTAATTTTTTATTATGGCAGTTGGCCTACTCCGAGCTATGGTTTACAGATGCCTATTGGCCAGAATTCACTGAGGACATTTTTTACCAAGCTATTGCGGAATATCAGCGAAGAGCCAGAAGATACGGCGGCATTTAA
- a CDS encoding phosphatidate cytidylyltransferase: protein MKQRILTGVMAGLFFFIFLMLGGYWYSGLILLLSIIGYDEFARMNDMKKHRWTSAIGLAAMLLIAIPWETNSFFLNLDLTAVIWIAMFVLLFITVSSKNAITIDQISVLWLGAVYIGMGFHYMMSIRITDHGLFWSIFIFICIWASDSGAYFVGSKLGKHPLWPQISPKKSIEGAIGGIIFSVIAALIFAGFVPELLTYARAILLGFVIAIVGQLGDLIQSAYKRVKGIKDSGKLLPGHGGVLDRVDSWLIVFPFLFWLGLIPH from the coding sequence TTGAAGCAGCGCATCTTAACGGGGGTTATGGCCGGACTCTTCTTTTTTATTTTTCTGATGTTGGGAGGTTACTGGTACTCCGGATTGATCCTACTGCTTTCGATCATTGGGTACGATGAGTTTGCTCGTATGAATGATATGAAAAAGCATAGATGGACATCAGCAATCGGGTTAGCAGCTATGCTGCTCATCGCAATACCCTGGGAGACCAATTCATTTTTCTTGAATTTGGATCTGACAGCTGTCATTTGGATAGCTATGTTTGTTCTGCTTTTCATTACGGTATCATCCAAGAATGCCATTACGATTGATCAAATATCCGTGCTATGGCTGGGTGCTGTTTATATTGGCATGGGTTTCCATTATATGATGTCTATCCGAATTACCGATCATGGGTTATTTTGGTCGATCTTTATTTTCATATGTATTTGGGCTTCCGATTCAGGTGCTTATTTTGTGGGCTCGAAGCTGGGAAAGCATCCTTTATGGCCCCAGATCAGTCCGAAAAAATCAATCGAAGGCGCAATTGGCGGCATTATCTTCTCTGTTATAGCGGCTCTGATCTTTGCAGGATTTGTTCCTGAGCTTCTTACCTATGCACGAGCTATCCTGTTAGGGTTTGTTATCGCCATTGTAGGACAATTGGGAGATTTGATCCAATCCGCCTATAAAAGAGTGAAGGGCATTAAAGATTCAGGAAAGCTTCTGCCTGGACATGGCGGAGTCCTTGACCGAGTGGACAGCTGGCTGATCGTATTTCCATTTCTTTTCTGGCTCGGTCTTATTCCTCATTAA